CGAGACGACTCCGGAGGAGGGTATCGAGTTCCTGAAGGGCTCGCTTAAGAGCATCATGCGGTACGCCGAGGAGAAGAGGGTGTTCATAGGCCTTGAGTACGAGCCGGGTCTCCTCATAGAGTCCGGCTCCGAGCTATCGTGCCTCATAAGCGAGATAGGCTCGCGCTTCCTGGGCGCCAACCTGGACCTGGGGCACAGCCACGCGCTCGGAGAGGAGCCGGAGTCAACAATAAACCTCCTTGACGGCAGGATATTCCACGTCCATCTCGAGGACCTGAAGGGCAGAAAGCGCCTGCATCTCATGCCTGATACGGCTGAAATAGACCTCAAGGGACTTCTTTCGCTATTCGAAAGGCGCTCTTACCGCGGCTTCATAACCGTTGACCTCTACGACCCCAGGAGGCCCGAGGAGGCCGCGAGGAGGACAATAGAGTTCCTGCGTGCCTTGAAGCTCTGTAACGGCAGCATGCTTAAAAAGACGTCGCATTGAGAAGCAGGCGCGCGCTATTTAG
The genomic region above belongs to Deltaproteobacteria bacterium and contains:
- a CDS encoding sugar phosphate isomerase/epimerase codes for the protein MRFSFSTNAFTDYSVFEAVEKIAAAGYEGVEILADIPHLYVHTLKEPELKRLKAVLARTGIQVSNINANTVRGYYESGANEPLFEPCLADPDPGVRAWRVDYTRKCIDLAKALGSSNVSVTSGPIQPETTPEEGIEFLKGSLKSIMRYAEEKRVFIGLEYEPGLLIESGSELSCLISEIGSRFLGANLDLGHSHALGEEPESTINLLDGRIFHVHLEDLKGRKRLHLMPDTAEIDLKGLLSLFERRSYRGFITVDLYDPRRPEEAARRTIEFLRALKLCNGSMLKKTSH